The Gemmatimonadaceae bacterium genomic sequence GCGATGTCGACCGCGCCAAGCGGGTCATCGTGAAGGCGTTCGACGCCGACGGCACACCGATCGAGATCCACGCCACGGCCCTGCTCGCGCGATGCCTCCAGCACGAAATCGATCACCTGCACGGCAAGCTGTTCATCGACTACCTGAGCTATCTCAAGCGCCGTGCGCAGCTCGCCATCTGGGACGAGGAGCGCACGAAGTATCCGGACAACCTGCGCCACCTCAAACCAGCACCTGCCGGCGACGTGGAGCCTGAGCACCCGGAGCTCTGAGCCGCGCACGTCGTGATTCACGAAGGTACATGGCCGGGTCGGCCCGCGTGAACGGGGCCGACGGCGAAGCACGATACGCCGGGCCAATCTTCCGCCATCCCCGTTCCCCTCCTCCGTCCCTCACTCGTGCGCTTGCTCTTCTGGGGCACTCCCGACTTCGCCACCCCGGCGCTGCGTGCGATCGTCGGCGAAGGGTACGACGTGGTCGCGGTGGTCACGCAGCCTGACCGCGCGCAGGGACGGAGTCGCACCGAGCTCGTTCCGCCGCCGGTCAAGGTCGTCGCGCTCGAAGAGGGCATCCCCGTTCTCCAGCCGGAGCAACCAAAGGGCGATCCCGCGTTCCTCGCGCAGCTCCGTGATCTGCAGCCGGACCTGAGCGTGGTGGTGGCCTACGGGCACCTGTTGTCGCAGGAACTACTGGACCTTCCGCGGCTCGGCACCTGGAACATCCACGCGTCGCTCCTCCCGCGCTGGCGCGGCGCAGCGCCGATCCAGGCCGCGATCCTTGCCGGTGACGTCGAGACGGGCGTCTCGATCATGCGCATGGTCCGGAAGATGGACGCCGGCCCGGTGATCGTGCAGGCGCCGACCCCGATCGCCCCCGACGAGACCGGCGGTGAACTCACCGAACGCCTGGCGGAGCTGGGTGCGCTGGGGATCATCGAGGCGCTGACGTTGCTCGCGTTAGGTGGCGGTGTCGAGGAACACCCGCAGGACGACGCGCGCGTCACGCTCGCGCCAAAGCTCACGCGCGATGCGGCGCGCCTCGAGTTCCACCGGCCCGCGGTCGACGTCGCGCGTGCGATCCGCGCCTTCGACCCACGACCCGGTGCCTGGACCACCCTTCGCGGCGACGATACCAAACTCTTCGGAGCGCTCACGGTTGGCGAGACCCATGGCGCCCCCGGTGAGGTGCTCGACATCGACGAGCACGGCGCGCTCGTGGCGTGCGCGCACGGGGGTGTGCGGGTCGGGTACCTGCAGGTCGCCGGCAAGCGACGGTTGGCCGCGCTCGATCTCTCGCAGGGCCGCGGCCTCGCCGTCGGCGACGTGCTGGGAGGCTGACCCGTGACCGACCTTCACTCGCGGATCGCCGCGTCGTTCGCGCGCCAGTCCTTCATGGCGCACCTGGGCGCTACGCTCGCCCGCGTCGAACCCGGACTCGTGGAACTCGGCGTGGCCCGTGACGCGCGCCTGCTCCAGCAGCAGGGAGTCCTCCACGCCGGCGTCCTCACCGCGCTCCTCGACTCGGCGTGCGGGTACGCCGCGCTCACCACGATGGACGTGGCATCCGACGTCGTGAGCGTGGAGTTCAAGGTCAACCTCCTCGCGCCCGCCAGCGGACAACGCTTCCTTGCCCGCGGCACGGTACTCAAGGCCGGACGCCGCATCGTCGTGTGCCGTGGCGATGCGTTCGCGATGGACGGCGACCAACCCCGCCTCGTCGCCGCAATGCAGGCAAGCATGATGGCGGT encodes the following:
- a CDS encoding methionyl-tRNA formyltransferase; protein product: MRLLFWGTPDFATPALRAIVGEGYDVVAVVTQPDRAQGRSRTELVPPPVKVVALEEGIPVLQPEQPKGDPAFLAQLRDLQPDLSVVVAYGHLLSQELLDLPRLGTWNIHASLLPRWRGAAPIQAAILAGDVETGVSIMRMVRKMDAGPVIVQAPTPIAPDETGGELTERLAELGALGIIEALTLLALGGGVEEHPQDDARVTLAPKLTRDAARLEFHRPAVDVARAIRAFDPRPGAWTTLRGDDTKLFGALTVGETHGAPGEVLDIDEHGALVACAHGGVRVGYLQVAGKRRLAALDLSQGRGLAVGDVLGG
- a CDS encoding PaaI family thioesterase; the protein is MAHLGATLARVEPGLVELGVARDARLLQQQGVLHAGVLTALLDSACGYAALTTMDVASDVVSVEFKVNLLAPASGQRFLARGTVLKAGRRIVVCRGDAFAMDGDQPRLVAAMQASMMAVSAG